The genomic DNA TTAAGTATCTCCCACATAAAAAATGGTAATTGCTCAGCATATAAGAGAGTTCCCATGCTGAGCAGTTACAAATATCTTACACTCAGAGAAATGACTGACCCTATGAGAGGCTCACTAGATCCAGCCAAGCAGCCTGTATATGACGTGCTGAAACTGGCATTCCCAGGCAAGCTCACAGAGAAAGAAAGCACCCTGTTGGTGGCCGTCCTGGACGAAGACGGTTATGGCTTCCGGTCTATAGCTGCTCTCCTTTCTGCGATGCGGGACCAGCTCTCTTACACAGATTCATACAACGATGTTCTCACCATACTCTCCAGGCGCATCTGGAAGCAAGACGATATCAAACGCATGAGATTGCACCTGTGTAATTTTGGGTATGGCGATTTGCCTGACGAGTGATTTCATATCGCCTCCAAAGCAAATGTGTAACTGCTCATTACGAAAGCGCACTGCTGTGCTGAGCAGTTACAAAAAATGGATAAAATCAGGTCATGAGCAAGCCGCTTCGACTGGTCCACCTGACCCCCGAGGAAGACCAGGACCTCAAACGTATTGAACTTACCCCCAAGTTCAGCGAAAAAGTTCGGCTTAGAGCCCGTATCCTCAGACTCAGTCACCAGGGCTGGACCATCGCTGAACTTGCAGAACACTTTGACCGCAGCATTGAAGCGGTCCGACAAGACTTGCTGCGTTACCAACAGGACGGTCTCAGAGGCCTTACTGATGGCAAAGCCAAAGGGAAACCTACGCTATTTACCGCCCAGATCGAAGAATTCATGCACGAGAAGCTGAAAGAAGAACGGCTGTGGAATTGCACCTTGCTCAGCGAAGCCACCCTGAAACAGTTTGGGGTATTGATCAAGCGTGAAGCGATCCGGACCAAGTTGCATGACCTGGGGTATCGCTGGAAAAGAGGCCGTTACAGCCCCATGAAACAGGCAGACCCGGGGGTGGTTTCCCAGCATGAAGCTTCGCTGGAAACCTTGAAAAAGGGGCTAGAGACGGGAAACTGACCCTGAAGTACCTGGATGAAACCGGACTGGGATTGATGTTGAGTGTGGTCAGCAGCTGGTTTGTCAAAGGTCGGGGCAAGCAGTTCAAGATCCCGACCCGCTGGGGGTCAGATGGCCGGGTCAATGTGCTGGGGACCCTCAGCCTCTCTGCAGCAGGGGAACAACTGGAGTATCGGATTCTGGAAGGACAATGCACCAGGGTTTCTGTGGTGGCTTACCTCCAGACGCTGGCAGACCGATGCGATCCTTCCAAGCTAACGGTGGTGGTGCTGGACAATGCGCCCTTTCACAAGGGTGGAGAGCTGGCGAAACAACGTGAGGATTGGGAGAAACAGGGGTTATATCTGCGGTATTTGCCTGCGTATTGTCCGTTTTTGAACTTGATCGAGACCACC from Deinococcus roseus includes the following:
- a CDS encoding helix-turn-helix domain-containing protein, whose amino-acid sequence is MSKPLRLVHLTPEEDQDLKRIELTPKFSEKVRLRARILRLSHQGWTIAELAEHFDRSIEAVRQDLLRYQQDGLRGLTDGKAKGKPTLFTAQIEEFMHEKLKEERLWNCTLLSEATLKQFGVLIKREAIRTKLHDLGYRWKRGRYSPMKQADPGVVSQHEASLETLKKGLETGN
- a CDS encoding transposase; translation: MDETGLGLMLSVVSSWFVKGRGKQFKIPTRWGSDGRVNVLGTLSLSAAGEQLEYRILEGQCTRVSVVAYLQTLADRCDPSKLTVVVLDNAPFHKGGELAKQREDWEKQGLYLRYLPAYCPFLNLIETT